A single window of Syntrophotalea acetylenica DNA harbors:
- a CDS encoding HAD family hydrolase, with protein MTVAKRENAMLKGIFWDNDGILVDTEPLYYRAMQETLAEVGIPLPMDLYRRITLEEGRSSLCLAQEAGFSDADLSRLRDAKNARYSRMLQAGITPLAGAVEAVAALRPYVGMAIVTSSLRDHFELMHRHSGLPQQFDFILTREDFHNTKPHPEPYLKALARSGLRPEECIVIEDTRRGLEAARAAGLRCLVIPGGLAPDAAYPGAWKVAANLDMARRLLEGELAAETSFTESSFPI; from the coding sequence ATGACGGTCGCAAAAAGGGAAAACGCCATGCTCAAGGGCATATTCTGGGACAACGATGGCATACTGGTCGACACCGAACCGCTTTACTATCGGGCCATGCAGGAAACCCTGGCCGAGGTCGGCATTCCCCTGCCAATGGACCTGTATCGCCGCATCACCCTGGAGGAAGGCCGCAGCAGCCTGTGCCTGGCACAGGAAGCGGGATTTTCGGACGCGGACCTGAGCCGGCTGCGCGATGCCAAGAACGCCCGCTACAGCCGCATGCTGCAAGCCGGGATCACCCCTCTTGCCGGCGCCGTCGAGGCGGTCGCGGCCCTGCGTCCTTACGTCGGCATGGCCATCGTCACCAGCTCACTGCGGGATCATTTCGAACTGATGCATCGTCACAGCGGATTGCCGCAACAGTTCGATTTTATCCTTACCCGCGAGGACTTCCACAACACCAAGCCCCACCCCGAACCCTATCTGAAGGCACTGGCCCGCAGTGGATTGCGTCCTGAAGAGTGCATTGTCATCGAAGACACCCGTCGCGGCCTCGAAGCGGCACGGGCCGCCGGCCTGCGCTGTCTGGTCATTCCCGGCGGCCTGGCGCCGGATGCTGCTTATCCGGGCGCCTGGAAGGTTGCGGCCAACCTGGATATGGCACGGCGGCTTCTGGAGGGGGAGTTGGCCGCGGAAACCTCTTTTACAGAAAGCAGCTTTCCGATTTAG
- a CDS encoding acetate kinase yields MIILALNCGSSSVKYSLFDWARKQTLAMGLVERVIAGGSFIVQSVPGREDFRLEKECPDHETAIDLIIRTMTEGPAAVIPDISAIAAVGHRVVHGGERFTCSVRIDAEVLEAIREVQHLAPLHNPPNIAGIEAVSSVLPQVPNIAIFDTAFHQTMPRHAYLYALPYNWYERYRVRRYGFHGTSHLYVSKRAAALLGKASCDCNLITMHIGNGVSHCAIRNGISIDTSMGLTPLEGAVMGTRCGDIDPAIPHFMMKMENLTPDEMDNLLNKKSGVLGITGRFTDRRDIIQAARQGDERCRLCLEIESYRLRKYIGAYLAAAGPLDAVVFTAGVGENSWLIRQMALQQLQHLGIHLDEQRNREAVGGGEKIITGDGSPIKAFVIPTDEELVFIEDVAAILDGRYAHHMEFTYSFARPDFVPR; encoded by the coding sequence ATGATCATTCTGGCCCTGAATTGCGGAAGCTCGTCGGTCAAGTACAGCCTTTTTGACTGGGCACGAAAGCAGACCCTCGCCATGGGCCTGGTCGAGCGGGTTATCGCCGGCGGTTCTTTCATCGTGCAGAGCGTGCCGGGGCGCGAAGATTTCCGCCTGGAAAAGGAATGTCCGGACCATGAAACCGCCATCGACCTGATCATCCGCACCATGACCGAAGGTCCCGCCGCGGTGATCCCCGATATAAGCGCCATTGCGGCCGTCGGCCATCGGGTTGTGCATGGCGGAGAGCGTTTTACCTGTTCGGTACGCATCGACGCGGAAGTGCTGGAAGCCATTCGCGAGGTACAACACCTGGCCCCCCTGCACAACCCTCCCAACATCGCCGGCATCGAAGCGGTGTCAAGTGTGTTGCCGCAGGTGCCCAACATCGCGATCTTCGACACGGCCTTCCATCAGACCATGCCCCGCCACGCCTATCTCTACGCCCTGCCCTACAACTGGTATGAGCGCTACAGGGTGCGCCGGTACGGTTTTCACGGCACCTCCCACCTTTACGTTTCGAAACGGGCGGCGGCGCTGCTCGGCAAGGCATCGTGTGACTGCAACCTGATCACCATGCACATCGGCAACGGCGTTTCCCACTGCGCCATCCGCAATGGCATATCCATCGACACCAGCATGGGCCTTACCCCCCTCGAAGGGGCGGTCATGGGCACCCGCTGCGGCGACATCGATCCGGCGATCCCCCATTTCATGATGAAGATGGAAAATCTGACCCCCGACGAGATGGACAATCTGCTCAACAAGAAAAGCGGAGTGCTTGGCATTACCGGACGCTTTACCGACCGCCGCGACATCATTCAGGCAGCGCGACAGGGGGATGAACGCTGCCGGCTTTGCCTGGAGATCGAAAGCTACCGCCTGCGCAAATATATCGGCGCCTACCTGGCTGCCGCAGGTCCGCTCGACGCCGTGGTCTTCACCGCCGGCGTCGGCGAAAATTCCTGGCTTATCCGGCAGATGGCCCTGCAGCAACTGCAGCACCTCGGCATCCATCTCGATGAGCAGCGCAACCGTGAAGCGGTCGGGGGCGGTGAAAAAATCATCACCGGCGACGGCTCCCCCATCAAGGCCTTCGTCATTCCCACCGACGAAGAGCTGGTTTTCATCGAGGACGTGGCGGCTATCCTCGACGGTCGCTACGCCCATCACATGGAATTCACCTACTCCTTTGCCCGGCCCGATTTCGTGCCCCGCTGA
- a CDS encoding DUF2339 domain-containing protein, whose translation MENLEKRLDRLESRLERIEQHLNLAPSAPAEETFAFHTIPPAQESNLPPRQNTATHPLPEAKHDASRSPGGAITRLLGWGGALALVMAAAYLIKLAYDSGWLMLSAPMRVGIAFVCGWALIATGLHLRHKDRHYASLLPAAGVVILFLAIYGAHLHYRLIGSATAASGIILTCGASLWLCRTFASDLYGLFAIAGSYSAPFLLDIPSQPVGRLTLYYSAWSIGFCLYSLLAGRRRYYLLAFYLAVVGFDLLWRQTARQQWQVALIYQFLQLSVFLACTVLFSLRHKRPLDQRAATLHLPILLIFYLLHYSLLHRHLPNLAPWVALAVATAIGFSGQLADRLSKHTSAGGRLILTCFAGLALVHIGYLELTPPLLRPWLALLTLPALLAWTATRHRQLNTDWPLLAAIGMLWLVNFSQVLGKELPTRISGQPILTLLHAVELYAGYALLRNRATVHRLLQGSLIYLGHLAAMAAAWQLLHSSLGVSFAWGLLALTCLGLCLKLHDRVLGHSSLLLFGFSALKVLLHDLAGAAPLVRIGCLLVVGVTFYAGGWLYRYIEKMPPRRP comes from the coding sequence ATGGAAAATCTGGAAAAACGTCTGGATCGCCTGGAGTCGCGTCTCGAAAGAATCGAGCAGCACCTGAATCTGGCGCCGTCAGCTCCCGCTGAAGAAACCTTTGCCTTTCACACAATACCTCCGGCACAGGAATCAAATCTCCCGCCTCGACAAAACACCGCGACACATCCCCTCCCGGAGGCAAAGCACGATGCCAGCCGCTCGCCAGGCGGAGCCATCACCCGCCTGCTGGGCTGGGGAGGCGCCCTGGCGCTGGTCATGGCAGCCGCGTACCTGATAAAACTGGCATACGACAGCGGATGGCTGATGCTTTCGGCACCGATGCGCGTCGGGATTGCCTTTGTCTGCGGCTGGGCCCTCATCGCCACCGGCCTGCACCTGCGGCACAAGGATCGGCATTACGCCAGCCTGTTGCCGGCCGCGGGAGTCGTCATCCTGTTTCTGGCCATCTACGGCGCACACCTGCATTATCGGCTGATCGGCAGCGCGACGGCCGCCTCCGGCATTATCCTGACCTGTGGCGCCTCCCTGTGGCTGTGCCGAACATTTGCCAGCGACCTCTACGGCCTGTTTGCCATTGCCGGCTCCTATTCGGCGCCGTTTCTGCTCGACATCCCCTCCCAGCCCGTAGGACGCCTGACACTTTACTATTCGGCCTGGAGCATTGGCTTCTGCCTGTACTCGCTGCTGGCAGGGCGGCGGCGCTATTACCTGCTGGCCTTCTACCTCGCCGTGGTCGGCTTCGACCTGCTCTGGCGGCAAACAGCCCGGCAGCAATGGCAGGTGGCCCTGATTTACCAGTTTTTGCAGTTGTCCGTATTCCTGGCCTGCACGGTGCTGTTCAGCCTTCGGCACAAACGTCCTCTCGACCAACGCGCGGCCACCCTGCACCTGCCGATCCTGCTGATTTTTTATCTCCTGCACTACAGCCTGCTGCATCGCCACCTTCCGAACCTGGCACCATGGGTTGCCCTGGCCGTCGCCACCGCTATCGGATTCAGCGGCCAACTGGCGGACAGGCTGTCGAAACACACTTCGGCAGGCGGCCGTTTGATCCTGACCTGCTTTGCAGGTCTGGCGCTGGTGCATATCGGCTATCTGGAACTGACCCCGCCTTTGCTGCGACCCTGGCTGGCCCTGTTGACACTCCCTGCATTGCTTGCCTGGACGGCGACCCGACATCGCCAGCTTAACACCGACTGGCCATTGCTGGCCGCCATCGGAATGTTATGGCTGGTAAACTTCAGTCAGGTTCTCGGCAAGGAATTGCCAACCCGCATCAGCGGACAACCAATTCTCACCCTGCTGCATGCCGTTGAACTGTATGCCGGATATGCCCTGTTGCGCAATCGGGCGACCGTTCATCGCCTGCTGCAGGGGAGCCTGATTTACCTTGGTCACCTGGCGGCCATGGCCGCCGCCTGGCAGCTGCTGCACAGCAGCCTGGGCGTCTCATTCGCCTGGGGCCTGCTGGCCCTGACCTGCCTGGGGCTCTGCCTGAAACTGCACGATCGCGTACTGGGTCACTCATCCCTGCTGCTGTTCGGGTTTTCGGCCCTCAAGGTACTGCTGCACGATCTTGCCGGAGCCGCGCCTCTGGTCCGCATCGGCTGTCTGCTGGTGGTTGGCGTCACCTTTTATGCGGGTGGCTGGCTGTACCGTTATATCGAGAAGATGCCGCCACGAAGGCCATGA
- a CDS encoding DUF5661 family protein — MQLPVYITEEEVRRVCRELDIRDWTTMEKAEVTEEEAAMILANTDTAGLRIPLEDFRVGLEVELEHGTRYPAANVTNNHPLLTARIVVAHLLETLDYYKRLEVAELEGDLHKAMLGNNPQKAADYYRRLAAARLALDASQTDDLG, encoded by the coding sequence ATGCAACTGCCTGTCTATATCACCGAGGAAGAAGTGCGCAGGGTGTGCAGGGAACTGGACATCCGGGACTGGACGACCATGGAAAAGGCCGAGGTAACGGAAGAGGAAGCCGCCATGATACTGGCCAATACCGACACCGCCGGTCTGCGGATCCCGCTGGAGGATTTTCGCGTGGGGCTGGAGGTCGAACTGGAACATGGCACCCGGTATCCGGCAGCCAATGTCACCAACAACCACCCCCTGCTGACGGCCCGCATCGTCGTCGCCCACCTGCTGGAAACCCTCGACTATTACAAGCGGCTGGAAGTGGCGGAACTGGAGGGAGATCTGCACAAGGCGATGCTCGGCAACAATCCGCAGAAGGCCGCCGACTATTACCGGCGTCTGGCGGCGGCGCGCCTGGCTCTGGACGCCTCGCAAACCGACGACCTCGGTTGA
- a CDS encoding MBL fold metallo-hydrolase: protein MFHGIHWLGHDSFRIEGSGLVIYIDPWQIPQGPPADLILVTHDHHDHCSPEDVARIRTARTVVMAPAAAAAKLPEPVRVVRAGERREVGEVCVEIVPAYNIDKFRAPGIVFHPREAGMVGFVLTVDDRRIYHAGDTDLIPEMETIACDIALLPVSGTYVMTAAEAAAAARVLRPKLAIPMHFGRGIGSEADARHFEAACETPVKRLTMEG, encoded by the coding sequence ATGTTTCACGGTATCCATTGGCTCGGTCACGACAGTTTTCGTATCGAAGGCAGCGGTCTGGTGATCTACATCGATCCATGGCAGATCCCGCAAGGACCGCCCGCCGATCTGATCCTTGTCACCCATGACCATCACGACCATTGTTCGCCGGAAGACGTGGCCCGCATCCGCACAGCGCGAACCGTCGTCATGGCTCCGGCCGCAGCAGCGGCAAAACTGCCGGAACCGGTACGCGTGGTGCGAGCCGGCGAGCGCAGGGAAGTGGGCGAGGTGTGTGTCGAAATCGTCCCGGCTTACAATATCGATAAATTCCGGGCGCCAGGGATTGTTTTCCACCCGCGAGAAGCGGGTATGGTGGGATTTGTCCTGACGGTAGACGACCGCCGCATCTACCATGCAGGCGACACGGATCTTATCCCGGAGATGGAAACCATCGCCTGCGACATCGCCCTGCTGCCGGTCAGCGGCACCTACGTCATGACCGCCGCGGAAGCGGCTGCAGCAGCCAGGGTGCTTCGGCCCAAACTGGCTATTCCGATGCACTTTGGCCGTGGCATCGGCTCCGAGGCTGATGCGCGGCATTTCGAAGCGGCCTGTGAAACACCGGTAAAGAGACTCACCATGGAAGGATGA
- a CDS encoding bifunctional ADP-dependent NAD(P)H-hydrate dehydratase/NAD(P)H-hydrate epimerase, translating to MKVSTVAQMRAMDRAAIDCYGIAEELLMENAGQAAFSVLAQIGPVADQRFVVFCGLGNNGGDGFVVARKIHSAGGTVKVLILGDPDRLAGAARLNLEIIRRLPLEVRQLENSAGLAAELAACAAVIDGIFGTGLTREVGGLHRAVIEAINACGKPVLSIDIPSGVEGDTGQALGCAVRADHTVTFGLPKIGNLLYPGFALGGCLHVSHISFPPALYRDAALKIALNVPPPLPPRDHTGHKGSFGQALFIAGAAGYLGAPCFAALSYLKAGGGYSRLAAPQAITPFIAMKASEVVFLPQVSTAEGSLALCNRDALLALANSLDMTVLGPGLSLQTQTQQLARELIAAIERPLLIDGDGITAICQNPEQLRQRRAPTVLTPHPGEMSRLTGIGIPDLEKDRIRTVQRAAGELGAIIVLKGAHSLIGFPDGRVFINPSGNSGMASAGSGDVLTGTIAAMHGLGLSIEDAVCKGVFLHGAAGDLAAMQLGEDGMTAQDILDHLPQSLKQEREGWPASLAQRYAGPHIVA from the coding sequence ATGAAAGTCAGCACGGTAGCGCAGATGCGCGCCATGGATCGTGCCGCCATCGACTGTTACGGCATCGCCGAGGAACTGCTGATGGAAAATGCCGGACAGGCCGCCTTCTCCGTCCTTGCGCAGATCGGCCCTGTCGCGGATCAGCGCTTCGTAGTTTTCTGCGGCCTGGGCAACAACGGCGGCGACGGGTTTGTCGTCGCCCGCAAAATTCACTCGGCGGGAGGTACGGTCAAGGTGCTGATTCTTGGCGATCCGGACCGACTTGCCGGTGCCGCGCGCCTCAACCTGGAGATCATCCGCCGCTTGCCGCTGGAGGTCCGCCAGCTTGAAAACAGCGCCGGGCTGGCTGCTGAACTGGCCGCCTGCGCCGCCGTCATCGATGGCATTTTCGGTACCGGCCTGACCCGCGAAGTCGGCGGCCTGCACCGTGCGGTGATCGAGGCCATCAACGCATGCGGCAAGCCGGTGCTGAGCATCGACATCCCGTCCGGGGTGGAGGGCGATACCGGGCAGGCGCTGGGCTGCGCGGTGCGCGCCGACCACACGGTCACCTTCGGCCTTCCCAAAATAGGCAATCTGCTGTATCCGGGCTTTGCCCTGGGCGGATGTCTGCATGTCAGCCACATTTCCTTTCCACCAGCCTTGTACCGTGACGCGGCCCTGAAAATCGCACTCAATGTGCCGCCGCCGCTGCCGCCCCGCGACCACACCGGCCACAAGGGCAGCTTCGGCCAGGCGCTGTTCATCGCCGGTGCCGCCGGTTATCTGGGTGCGCCCTGCTTTGCCGCGCTTTCCTACCTGAAGGCCGGCGGCGGGTACAGCCGCCTCGCCGCACCCCAGGCCATCACGCCGTTTATCGCCATGAAGGCCAGTGAGGTCGTGTTTCTGCCCCAGGTTTCCACGGCGGAAGGCAGCCTTGCGCTTTGCAATCGCGACGCCCTGCTGGCGTTGGCCAACAGCCTCGACATGACGGTCCTCGGTCCCGGATTGTCGCTGCAGACACAGACCCAGCAACTGGCGCGAGAACTGATCGCCGCCATCGAACGTCCCCTGCTCATCGACGGCGACGGCATCACCGCTATCTGCCAAAACCCGGAACAGTTGCGCCAACGGCGTGCCCCCACGGTGCTGACCCCGCACCCGGGGGAAATGTCCCGCCTGACAGGCATCGGCATCCCTGATTTGGAAAAAGACCGCATCCGCACCGTACAGCGGGCCGCTGGCGAACTCGGGGCGATCATCGTTCTGAAAGGCGCCCATTCGCTGATCGGTTTTCCAGACGGTCGCGTTTTCATCAATCCCAGCGGCAACAGCGGCATGGCCTCCGCCGGTTCGGGGGACGTTCTGACCGGAACCATCGCCGCCATGCACGGTCTCGGCCTGAGCATCGAGGATGCGGTGTGCAAGGGAGTGTTCCTGCACGGTGCGGCGGGAGACCTGGCCGCCATGCAGCTGGGCGAAGACGGCATGACCGCCCAGGATATTCTCGACCACCTGCCCCAATCCCTGAAACAAGAGCGGGAAGGATGGCCGGCATCGTTGGCGCAACGCTATGCGGGACCACACATCGTTGCCTGA
- a CDS encoding LapA family protein, which translates to MRNLKLTCFIVLAVLALLVILQNTVTVQVRILTLTMSAPLAFLLFMTLLVGMVLGVLVAYLLDRRAKKRHA; encoded by the coding sequence ATGAGAAACCTGAAACTCACCTGTTTTATTGTTCTTGCCGTGCTGGCGCTGCTGGTTATTCTGCAGAACACCGTCACGGTACAGGTGCGAATCCTCACGCTGACCATGAGCGCGCCGCTGGCGTTTCTGCTGTTCATGACCCTGCTGGTGGGCATGGTTCTTGGCGTGCTTGTCGCCTATCTCCTCGACCGGCGGGCCAAAAAGCGCCATGCATGA
- a CDS encoding DUF1847 domain-containing protein produces MEAALQMRESVPLTEEQQRCMDLYDAEDLLVMALADAAKGKGLSRIDEIARFARAAGYSRLGIAHCVAVREAAQRLEERLALEGFEVSRVDCKVCKLPAAALSPGGRGISCNPIGQARQLAQADTQLNISLGLCLGHDLLFAKHSRAPVTTLIVKDRSNGHNPLLALIS; encoded by the coding sequence ATGGAAGCAGCACTACAAATGCGGGAGTCGGTCCCGCTGACGGAAGAACAGCAACGCTGTATGGATCTTTACGACGCGGAGGATCTTCTGGTTATGGCCCTGGCCGATGCGGCCAAGGGCAAGGGATTGAGCCGGATTGACGAAATCGCGCGCTTTGCCCGGGCGGCGGGGTATTCCCGGCTGGGCATCGCCCACTGCGTCGCGGTCCGGGAGGCCGCGCAGAGACTGGAAGAACGCCTTGCCCTGGAAGGATTCGAGGTGAGCCGGGTCGACTGCAAGGTCTGCAAGCTGCCGGCCGCCGCCCTGAGCCCGGGCGGCCGCGGAATCTCCTGCAACCCCATCGGACAGGCGCGACAACTGGCTCAGGCCGACACCCAGCTGAACATATCCCTCGGCCTGTGTCTGGGACACGACCTGCTCTTTGCCAAACACTCACGGGCACCGGTCACCACGCTCATCGTCAAGGACCGGAGCAACGGGCACAATCCGCTGCTGGCCCTGATCTCCTGA